A genomic window from Trueperella bialowiezensis includes:
- the lspA gene encoding signal peptidase II encodes MKKLAFSLILGLLVIVADQATKQWALGALSGGRTMSVIGDFLSFKLAFNSGAAFSFGSSTTWIFTAIAAVVAAVLPYAIMKSRPAVSIVLGIVWGGAVGNLIDRLVREPGFPEGHVVDFINYNGWFIGNVADIALVGGLAALFLIEVFQPDVEPAADVDRSADASDLPDAHEGSHTEAAK; translated from the coding sequence ATGAAGAAACTCGCTTTTTCCTTAATTCTCGGTCTGTTGGTGATCGTTGCTGATCAGGCGACGAAGCAGTGGGCGCTGGGCGCCCTTAGTGGCGGGCGCACGATGTCCGTGATCGGGGATTTTCTGTCTTTTAAGCTGGCGTTTAATTCGGGTGCTGCGTTTTCGTTCGGATCGTCGACGACGTGGATTTTCACTGCGATAGCTGCCGTGGTGGCCGCGGTCTTACCGTATGCGATCATGAAGTCTCGGCCTGCTGTGAGCATCGTCTTGGGGATTGTGTGGGGCGGCGCCGTCGGCAACTTGATCGACCGTCTGGTGCGAGAACCTGGTTTCCCTGAGGGGCACGTTGTCGATTTCATCAACTACAACGGGTGGTTCATCGGGAACGTGGCAGACATTGCGCTTGTTGGGGGCCTGGCCGCGCTTTTCTTGATTGAAGTGTTTCAGCCCGACGTCGAACCGGCCGCTGACGTCGATCGCTCCGCTGACGCCAGCGATTTGCCAGACGCACACGAGGGCTCGCACACAGAGGCAGCGAAGTGA